Proteins encoded together in one Cicer arietinum cultivar CDC Frontier isolate Library 1 chromosome 4, Cicar.CDCFrontier_v2.0, whole genome shotgun sequence window:
- the LOC101492743 gene encoding uncharacterized protein isoform X2 produces MHLHCQMCSDRQWWLCPVQGTILGSDALILQLCHVKTDGKVQKIVEKDKSSTKLLVKFFTFEATYKDLRQSFSPFSHIESLRLPMKFGNHRGFAFVEYVTQQEAQNDLTALSSTQLYGRHLVIERAKEGESLEKLLARIVAQFNSIRLCL; encoded by the exons ATGCATTTGCATTGTCAAATGTGTAGCGATCGACAATGGTGGTTGTGCCCTGTGCAG GGGACTATTTTGGGCAGTGATGCTCTTATTTTACAACTTTGTCATGTCAAGACTGATGGTAAAGTACAAAAGATAGTTGAGAAAGACAAGAGTTCAACAAAGTTGcttgtgaaattttttacttttgaggCAACATATAAGGATCTGAGACAATCGTTTAGCCCGTTTAGCCAT ATTGAAAGCTTAAGGTTGCCAATGAAGTTTGGAAATCATAGAGGTTTTGCTTTTGTGGAGTATGTTACTCAACAGGAGGCACAAAATGATCTTACAGCACTTTCAAGCACCCAGTTATATGGTAGACATTTG GTGATAGAGAGAGCGAAAGAAGGTGAGAGTTTGGAGAAACTACTGGCTCGAATTGTTGCTCAATTCAATTCGATTCGATTATGTCTATAA
- the LOC101492410 gene encoding multifunctional methyltransferase subunit TRM112 homolog A-like, translating into MRLLTHNMLSSNIRGVVNGFPLRIEAGKVVEKNVEINGDFLKNMFVKIDWKAFVEASQSMGYTELPEEADSSMLDSDEFLNRFHHALLELHLEEGALVCPETGRRFPVSKGIPNMLLHEDEV; encoded by the coding sequence ATGAGACTGCTAACACACAACATGCTGTCATCAAACATAAGGGGCGTGGTGAATGGGTTTCCATTGCGCATTGAAGCAGGGAAAGTGGTGGAAAAGAATGTGGAAATAAATGGTGATTTTCTAAAGAACATGTTTGTCAAGATTGATTGGAAGGCTTTTGTTGAAGCTTCACAATCCATGGGATACACTGAATTACCTGAGGAGGCTGACTCATCCATGTTGGATTCAGATGAGTTTTTGAACAGGTTTCACCATGCACTCTTGGAACTCCACCTTGAAGAAGGTGCTCTTGTTTGCCCTGAGACAGGACGACGATTCCCTGTCAGTAAAGGCATTCCAAATATGCTTCTTCATGAGGACGAggtttga
- the LOC101492743 gene encoding uncharacterized protein isoform X1 — translation MHLHCQMCSDRQWWLCPVQGTILGSDALILQLCHVKTDGKVQKIVEKDKSSTKLLVKFFTFEATYKDLRQSFSPFSHVNTIKSDNLVQLLIESLRLPMKFGNHRGFAFVEYVTQQEAQNDLTALSSTQLYGRHLVIERAKEGESLEKLLARIVAQFNSIRLCL, via the exons ATGCATTTGCATTGTCAAATGTGTAGCGATCGACAATGGTGGTTGTGCCCTGTGCAG GGGACTATTTTGGGCAGTGATGCTCTTATTTTACAACTTTGTCATGTCAAGACTGATGGTAAAGTACAAAAGATAGTTGAGAAAGACAAGAGTTCAACAAAGTTGcttgtgaaattttttacttttgaggCAACATATAAGGATCTGAGACAATCGTTTAGCCCGTTTAGCCATGTAAATACTATTAAAAGTGATAATTTGGTCCAACTGTTG ATTGAAAGCTTAAGGTTGCCAATGAAGTTTGGAAATCATAGAGGTTTTGCTTTTGTGGAGTATGTTACTCAACAGGAGGCACAAAATGATCTTACAGCACTTTCAAGCACCCAGTTATATGGTAGACATTTG GTGATAGAGAGAGCGAAAGAAGGTGAGAGTTTGGAGAAACTACTGGCTCGAATTGTTGCTCAATTCAATTCGATTCGATTATGTCTATAA